Proteins encoded in a region of the Tumebacillus sp. BK434 genome:
- a CDS encoding ABC-F family ATP-binding cassette domain-containing protein, giving the protein MNLVSVIGLTKTYGEKVLFQDLTFGIDHSDRIGLIGVNGTGKSTLLKAIAGVEQADSGQIVSTNGATIEYLPQNPAFDDKLTVLQSVFQGSSPLLRLLGDYEQLLADLAQRPEDEALQARLVKLSQEMDAGNAWELEANAKTILNRLGITDYSAIVGNLSGGQRKRVAMARALIRPSDLLILDEPTNHIDNETVEWLESYLAKSKSALLLITHDRYFLDRVTNRILELDKGKLYSYQGNYQTFLEHKAAREEQTLASEDKRQNLLRRELAWLQRGAKARTTKQKARVEFAENLRDQKVEKAAAKMDIAIGSQRLGNKVFELEHITKSYGDRTLIRDFSYLIGPRDRIGIIGKNGSGKSTLMDIIAGNIAPDSGTVDTGTTVKLAYYTQESIEMNEELRVIEYIREAAPYIRTIDGETISAGQMLERFLFPPSTQWTPIAKLSGGEKRRLYLLRTLMSEPNVLLLDEPTNDLDIQTLTILEDYLDHFDGTVVTVSHDRYFLDRVVDRLICFEGNANISTYLGMYSEYQAERELLAPEQDKPAKAKEAPKAAAAEAPAKKLKFTYKEQKEFESIEQRIAELEDGIAAVQAELAKGGTDYTHLQKLTDQEQQLQNELESAVERWAELNELAEEIARQKGAGR; this is encoded by the coding sequence ATGAATCTCGTATCTGTCATCGGACTCACCAAAACGTACGGCGAAAAAGTCTTGTTCCAAGACCTCACCTTCGGCATCGACCACAGCGACCGCATCGGGCTGATCGGCGTCAACGGCACCGGCAAATCGACGCTGCTCAAGGCGATCGCCGGCGTCGAACAGGCCGACTCCGGCCAGATCGTCAGCACGAACGGCGCGACGATCGAGTACCTCCCGCAGAATCCGGCTTTCGACGACAAGCTCACCGTCCTGCAGTCGGTCTTCCAAGGCAGTTCCCCGCTGCTGCGGCTGCTCGGCGATTATGAGCAGTTGCTCGCCGACCTCGCCCAGCGCCCGGAAGACGAAGCGCTGCAAGCCCGCCTCGTCAAACTGTCCCAAGAGATGGACGCCGGCAACGCCTGGGAGCTGGAAGCGAACGCCAAGACGATCCTCAACCGCCTCGGCATCACCGACTACAGCGCCATCGTCGGCAACCTGTCCGGAGGCCAGCGCAAGCGCGTCGCCATGGCCCGCGCCCTGATCCGCCCGTCCGACCTGCTGATCCTCGACGAGCCGACCAACCACATCGACAACGAGACGGTCGAATGGCTGGAGAGCTATCTGGCGAAGAGCAAATCGGCGCTGCTGCTGATCACGCACGACCGCTACTTCCTCGACCGCGTGACCAATCGCATTCTGGAGCTCGACAAAGGCAAGCTCTACTCCTACCAAGGCAATTACCAGACGTTTCTCGAGCACAAAGCGGCGCGCGAAGAGCAGACGCTGGCCAGCGAAGACAAGCGCCAGAACCTGCTCCGCCGCGAGCTGGCCTGGCTCCAGCGCGGCGCGAAAGCCCGCACGACCAAACAAAAGGCCCGCGTCGAGTTCGCCGAGAATCTCCGCGATCAAAAAGTGGAGAAAGCGGCGGCGAAGATGGACATCGCCATCGGCTCGCAGCGCCTCGGCAACAAAGTGTTTGAGCTGGAGCACATCACCAAGTCATACGGCGACCGCACCTTGATCCGCGACTTCTCCTATCTGATCGGCCCGCGCGACCGGATCGGCATCATCGGCAAGAACGGCAGCGGCAAATCGACCTTGATGGACATCATCGCCGGGAACATTGCGCCGGACAGCGGCACGGTCGACACCGGCACTACCGTCAAGCTGGCCTACTACACGCAGGAGAGCATCGAGATGAACGAAGAGCTGCGCGTGATCGAATACATCCGCGAAGCCGCCCCGTACATCCGCACGATCGATGGCGAGACGATCTCCGCCGGACAGATGCTGGAGCGCTTCCTGTTCCCGCCGAGCACGCAGTGGACGCCGATCGCCAAGCTGTCCGGCGGGGAGAAGCGCCGCCTGTACCTCTTGCGCACCTTGATGAGCGAGCCGAACGTGCTCCTGCTCGACGAGCCGACCAACGACCTCGACATCCAGACTTTGACCATCCTCGAAGACTATCTCGATCACTTCGACGGCACGGTGGTCACCGTCTCCCATGACCGCTACTTCCTCGACCGCGTCGTCGACAGGCTGATCTGCTTCGAAGGAAACGCGAACATCAGCACCTACCTCGGCATGTACTCCGAGTACCAGGCGGAGCGCGAACTGCTCGCCCCGGAGCAAGACAAGCCGGCCAAAGCCAAAGAAGCGCCGAAAGCAGCCGCCGCAGAAGCGCCTGCCAAAAAGCTCAAGTTCACCTACAAAGAGCAAAAAGAATTCGAGTCGATCGAACAGCGCATCGCCGAACTCGAAGACGGCATCGCCGCCGTGCAAGCGGAACTCGCCAAAGGCGGCACCGATTACACCCATCTGCAGAAGCTGACCGATCAGGAGCAGCAGCTGCAAAACGAACTCGAATCGGCCGTCGAACGCTGGGCGGAACTGAACGAGC